CATGTTCACACGATAACCCTCGGGCACATCGAAGTTGTGTTTCAGCAGTTCCGCCTCGCGCTCTTTCAACTTCTCAATAAAGGCTAACTGCTCTTTGGTGTAGGGAATGGCATCGTCGCGTACAGAACGATAGAATTCATCGCGCCACGGCTCGTCCTTGATAGGTTCCACCTCCTTGATGTAGCGGGGATCGTCCCAGAATACCCACTGAAGGGAGTCGTACCAGGTAGTGGTTTGGAAAATGCCGCGCAGATAGGCATCACGGAAGGGATAGCCCACGCGTGCGGCAAAGCCGTTGCGCAGGATGCGGCAGTCGGCGAGCGATAGTTGCGAGATGTCTTGTGTGATGTCGATGGTGTCGATGAAACTCTCCACGTCGAGGACAGTAGGTTCTACCAGTGCCTCGGGAGGAAGCGCTTGTTTCGTCGGCGAGGCACAGGCTGCAAATAAGGCGGCAGCAAATGCCCAAATCAAGTTTTTTGTTTTTCGCATGGTTTATTGTTTTATGGGTTAGAGTGATTATCTGAGTTTGGATGTACTATAAAGGTTTTTGGGATAGCAGATAAGAGTATCAGCTACTCATTGAACTTTTTCAGGGCCGTTTCCTTGTCTGTGTTTTTAATGAGGAAGCGCTGGAAGGCGAGTCCAAACCCTTCCCATTGATATTCGGCCACCACATAGCGATGGTCGGTAGTGGTCTCCAGACTACGAATGGTTCCTTTTCGGGTCAGTGTTGAGTCGGCGGGAGGCAGATAGCGGAAGTCTTGCAGAATACCCCCTAATTTTGAACCCATCCATAGTGGGCGAGGCTTTCCGTCAACTTGTTTGAAAATAAAGATTCTTCGTCCTTTTTCTCGATGGAACCGTGTGTTTTTGATAACTCCCACCAGTGCGTCAGTTGTTCCGTCGCCATCTACATCGCCCGTGCAGAAACGGTAAACAGGATAAGGCAGTCGGAAGTCGTTTAGGTGGTAGAGGGAGTCGTGGGTTCTGTGGAGGCGGTATGGGGTAGATGGGGTGGATGGGGTTAATGGGTTTGATGGGTTTGATGGGGTGGATGGGTTTGATGGGGTTAATGGGCTGGATGAAGAGGGCTGCTGAAAGAGCAGCAACAGCAACAAAAGTACCAATTGAAGATACCATCTAATCATACCTCTCACCTCTCAATTCTCACCTCTCACCTCTCAATTCTCACCTCTCACCTCAGCATCGCCTTTATCTCCCCCTCAAGGTCCTTCATCTGTGATGAGCGCTTCTGAAGCTGGTTCTGACGGTCGATAAGGAAGAACTCAGGTACCTGCTGAACATTGTAGCTATAAGCACTGCCACCCTCGCCGTCGCGAACACAAATCCAAGGCAGGTTTTGGGCCATCTGGCGCCAGAAATGCTCGTCTTGGTCCAGTGCAACCTGATAGATTTCGAAACCTTCAGCGTGGTATTTGTTGTACAGTTCGCGAAGCATCAGAATGCGCTGGGGAGAATCCTTCAGCGTGAAAGTATGGAAATCGAGCAGTACCACCTTGCCCTTCAGACTGGTCAGTGTGCGTTCAACTCCGTGATTGTCGGGTAGGGCAATCTCAATTACACCCGACTCAACAATCTTCGATTCCTCCAGTTGATTCAACTGTTTGGAAGCGATGATACGGCGGTTTTTCATTCCCTCAATGGTGATGTTGTGCAAGTTCTCTGTGCGCTCGGTTCCCGGATAGAACGAGTCCCAGCAGGTGGCTACAGCAGCAAACACGCGCATGTCGCTCTGGCTGTTCTGTGGGTCGAAGAGAAGCCATTGTCCCAGCGTTTGAAACAAGGCAAAATAAGATGAGGCTTTTTCCGGCTGACGGAAAATATAGTTTTTGGTCACATCATTCTTATAGTTCTCAATCAGAGAATTAAGGGAATCCTGTGCCTGTTTCATAGGAACGTTGTGATTGTTCTGCAGGGCGATCACCTGACGGTGCAGCTCCTGCTGTTTCAGCGTCAGCTGGCGGATGCGCTCGCAGTTTTCCGAACCTTCCACCTCATATCGGGCAGCCATGTTCGGATATTGAGCCTTTACGGTAACCGTCTCGGTAGAATCGATGGAAATATTGATGATTTGGTTTTTGATACGAAGGACATAAAACTCCGGACTGCTTTGTCTTTCACCTTTGAAACAGAATTGCCCGTCACTGCCTACCTGGGTGCTGTCCAGCATTTTCAAACCGGTAAGTGTGGCTTGTTCAAAATAAAGAGTGGAATCCTGGGCGCCCTCAATGGTACCCTCAATAGTGAAAGTTTCCTTCCTGTCACAGGCCGTCAGTAGCATTGCTGCAGCCGCCAAAAAAAGTAATTTCCTAATCATGTGTAAAAGTGCGGTTGATGTGTGCAAAGGTACGCAAAAATCATAAAAAACAAAAATTATTCCAAGTTTATTCTTTTATTTATATATTAATATGTATCTTTGCGTGATTTTATTTTATTTTAGATGTTTTAAACAAAGATGAACGTAATTACAAAAACCATTCAATTGGCTGATGGCAGAACCATCACCATTGAGACCGGGAAAGTGGCAAAGCAGGCCGACGGCAGCGTTATGCTGAAGATGAACAACACCGTACTTCTGGCCACTGTTTGTGCCGCAAAAGATGCAGTTCCCGGAACTGATTTCATGCCTCTGCAGGTGGACTATCGTGAACAGTACAGTGCCGCGGGCCGTTTCCCCGGTGGATTTACCAAGCGCGAAGGTAAAGCCTCTGACAATGAAATCCTGACATCGCGTCTTGTGGACCGCGTACTTCGTCCACTCTTCCCCAGTAACTATCACGCTGAAGTTTTTGTCAATGTCATGTTGCTCTCTGCCGACGGAGTTGACCAGCCCGATGCGCTGGCCGGATTTGCCGCTTCGGCTGCACTGGCATGTTCAGATATCCCCTTCGAATGCCCCATCAGTGAGGTGCGTGTGGCTCGTGTAAACGGCGAATACGTAATCGACCCCACCTTCGAGCAGATGAAGGAGGCCGACATGGACATCATGGTAGGTGCTTCTGCCGAGAATATCATGATGGTGGAAGGCGAGATGAAGGAAGTTTCTGAACAGGATCTTCTCGGTGCTCTGAAAGCCGCTATGGAGGCTATCAAGCCTATGTGCGAACTGCAGAAAGAGCTCTCTAAGGAACTGGGCAAGGACGTGAAGCGTGAGTACAACCACGAGGTGAACGACGAGGCTCTGCGCGAGCGTATGAATAAAGAGCTGTACCAGCCCGCATACGACATCACCAAGCAGGCTCTGCCCAAGCAGGACCGTGCCGATGCCTTCGAGAAGATTCTTGAGGACTTCAAGGAGAAGTTCTTTGCTGAGCGTGCTGAACTGGCCGACGATGCAAAGGGCGAAATCAGCGACGACGAGTACAGCGCTATGATGGACCGCTACTACCACGATGTAGAGCGTGACGCCATGCGCCGTTGTATCCTCGACGAGGGTATCCGCCTCGACGGTCGTAAGACCACCGATATCCGCCCCATCTGGTGTGAGGTTTCTACTCTGCCTATGCCTCACGGAAGTGCTATCTTCACTCGTGGTGAGACACAGTCGTTGAGCACTTGTACCCTCGGTACCAAGCTCGACGAGAAGATGGTTGACGATGTGCTCGACAAGAGCTATCAGCGCTTCCTGCTGCATTATAACTTCCCTCCATTCTGTACTGGTGAGGCTAAGGCTCAGCGCGGCGTAGGCCGTCGTGAGATTGGTCACGGCCATCTGGCATGGCGTGGTCTGAAGGGTCAGATTCCTGAAGACTTCCCTTACACTGTGCGTCTGGTGTCACAGATCCTTGAGTCAAACGGTTCTTCTTCAATGGCTACCGTATGTGCAGGTACCCTCGCTCTGATGGACGCTGGCGTTCCCATGAAGAAGCCTGTTTCAGGTATCGCAATGGGTCTGATTAAGAATCCCGGAGAAGATAAGTATGCAGTTCTTTCAGATATCCTCGGTGATGAGGACCACCTGGGTGATATGGACTTTAAGACCACCGGTACTAAGGACGGTCTGACAGCTACTCAGATGGATATCAAGTGCGATGGTCTGTCATTCGATATTCTGGAGAAAGCTCTGATGCAGGCTAAGGCCGGTCGTGAATATATCCTCGGTTGTCTGACTGATACTATTGCTGAGCCCCGTGCCGACTTCAAACCTCAGGTTCCTCGTATCGTTCAGATCGAGATTCCTAAGGAGTTTATCGGTGCTGTCATTGGCCCTGGCGGTAAGATCATTCAGCAGATGCAGGAAGACACCAAGACCACTATCACCATCGATGAGGTTGACGGCGTAGGTAAGGTTCAGGTGAGCGGTCCCGATAAGGATTCTATCGATGCTGCAATGGCCAAGATCAAGGCTATCGTGGCAATTCCCGAGGTAGGTGAAATCTACGAGGGAACTGTTCGCAGCATTATGCCTTATGGCTGCTTCGTTGAGATTATGCCTGGTAAGGACGGTCTGCTGCACATCAGCGAGATTGACTGGAAGCGACTTGAAACTGTTGAAGAGGCAGGTATCAAGGAAGGCGACAAGATCAAGGTGAAGTTGCTCGAAATTGATCCGAAGACCGGTAAGTACAAACTCTCACACCGTGTGCTGATTGAAAAGCCCGAGGGTTATGTAGAGCGTCCTGCCCGTGAGCGTCGTGAGCGTCCAGAGCGTGGTGAGCGTCCTGCACGTGGTGAACGTCGCGAACGTCCTGACCGTGGTGAGCGTCGTCCTCGTCCAGAGCGTGGCGAGCACCGTCAGCAGGAGAACCGCGAGGAATTCCACGAGCCCAACAACGAGCCAAAGGATTTCAACGATTCACTCGACCACATGGATTTCTAAATCATAGAAATTCGTAGCTTTATATTCAGGCCGAAGACTTCCAAAAAGTCTTCGGCTTTTTTTGCTAGTTCCACTAGTTCCACTAGTCTCACTAGTTCTACTAGTTTTCCTAGTCCCACTAGCTCCATAATTTATATATTATATGTA
The sequence above is a segment of the Prevotella sp. E9-3 genome. Coding sequences within it:
- a CDS encoding TlpA disulfide reductase family protein encodes the protein MIRKLLFLAAAAMLLTACDRKETFTIEGTIEGAQDSTLYFEQATLTGLKMLDSTQVGSDGQFCFKGERQSSPEFYVLRIKNQIINISIDSTETVTVKAQYPNMAARYEVEGSENCERIRQLTLKQQELHRQVIALQNNHNVPMKQAQDSLNSLIENYKNDVTKNYIFRQPEKASSYFALFQTLGQWLLFDPQNSQSDMRVFAAVATCWDSFYPGTERTENLHNITIEGMKNRRIIASKQLNQLEESKIVESGVIEIALPDNHGVERTLTSLKGKVVLLDFHTFTLKDSPQRILMLRELYNKYHAEGFEIYQVALDQDEHFWRQMAQNLPWICVRDGEGGSAYSYNVQQVPEFFLIDRQNQLQKRSSQMKDLEGEIKAMLR
- a CDS encoding polyribonucleotide nucleotidyltransferase, with the translated sequence MNVITKTIQLADGRTITIETGKVAKQADGSVMLKMNNTVLLATVCAAKDAVPGTDFMPLQVDYREQYSAAGRFPGGFTKREGKASDNEILTSRLVDRVLRPLFPSNYHAEVFVNVMLLSADGVDQPDALAGFAASAALACSDIPFECPISEVRVARVNGEYVIDPTFEQMKEADMDIMVGASAENIMMVEGEMKEVSEQDLLGALKAAMEAIKPMCELQKELSKELGKDVKREYNHEVNDEALRERMNKELYQPAYDITKQALPKQDRADAFEKILEDFKEKFFAERAELADDAKGEISDDEYSAMMDRYYHDVERDAMRRCILDEGIRLDGRKTTDIRPIWCEVSTLPMPHGSAIFTRGETQSLSTCTLGTKLDEKMVDDVLDKSYQRFLLHYNFPPFCTGEAKAQRGVGRREIGHGHLAWRGLKGQIPEDFPYTVRLVSQILESNGSSSMATVCAGTLALMDAGVPMKKPVSGIAMGLIKNPGEDKYAVLSDILGDEDHLGDMDFKTTGTKDGLTATQMDIKCDGLSFDILEKALMQAKAGREYILGCLTDTIAEPRADFKPQVPRIVQIEIPKEFIGAVIGPGGKIIQQMQEDTKTTITIDEVDGVGKVQVSGPDKDSIDAAMAKIKAIVAIPEVGEIYEGTVRSIMPYGCFVEIMPGKDGLLHISEIDWKRLETVEEAGIKEGDKIKVKLLEIDPKTGKYKLSHRVLIEKPEGYVERPARERRERPERGERPARGERRERPDRGERRPRPERGEHRQQENREEFHEPNNEPKDFNDSLDHMDF